A window of Ignicoccus hospitalis KIN4/I contains these coding sequences:
- a CDS encoding 4Fe-4S dicluster domain-containing protein: MTAFKVSVKKETCIGCSVCAQICPTDVFEIKMVKDGEYFRLVSEVVREEACIGCMACVENCPTDSIRVEKAEAEVKA; the protein is encoded by the coding sequence GTGACCGCGTTCAAGGTGAGCGTCAAAAAGGAGACTTGTATAGGGTGTAGCGTCTGCGCCCAGATATGTCCGACGGACGTTTTTGAAATAAAGATGGTTAAGGACGGCGAATACTTCAGGTTGGTGAGCGAAGTCGTTAGGGAAGAGGCTTGTATAGGATGTATGGCTTGCGTGGAGAACTGTCCCACTGACAGCATTAGGGTCGAGAAGGCCGAAGCAGAAGTTAAGGCTTAG
- a CDS encoding prefoldin subunit beta, with amino-acid sequence MSLDAQAQKLLAQYQQQQEVYQSLVQQRVLLEAELKELKKVLEELEKLPEDAELYKNVGHVLYKTKKDDLVKEIKDKIDLIEVKLAGLKKQEELVKSELEKLRQQLQKVLSGGGLAGGG; translated from the coding sequence ATGAGCTTGGACGCCCAAGCGCAAAAGCTGTTAGCTCAATACCAGCAACAGCAAGAGGTCTACCAGAGCTTGGTCCAGCAGAGGGTACTGCTGGAGGCCGAGCTCAAAGAGCTTAAGAAGGTCTTAGAAGAGCTCGAGAAGCTCCCAGAGGACGCCGAGCTTTATAAGAACGTGGGCCACGTCCTATACAAAACCAAGAAGGACGATTTGGTTAAGGAAATAAAGGACAAGATAGACCTCATAGAGGTGAAGCTGGCCGGCCTGAAGAAGCAAGAGGAGCTCGTCAAGAGCGAGTTAGAAAAGCTCCGCCAGCAGTTGCAGAAGGTGTTGAGCGGTGGAGGGCTGGCAGGAGGAGGTTGA
- a CDS encoding DHH family phosphoesterase, producing MRECKSLRGDLLAKGKEILERLKSEKAAVVVHRHADPDAVASAAFFWRAGAVPYAPGGLSSLGRRVAESVGMEFREGPIEEEWMIIVDTASSSQLPGVDLTKEYCRVDHHAQGDLKPCLVDPEASSTSEIVSLLARELGVELDERMARALMLGIYVDSKGFKLSRPQTFSAMEYLSEFAKLSDALKMLPSEKEEDLGTRIAKLKACERLTYRKVKDYIIAVTRVGANEGAVLRTLIQCIGADAAFVVREGKEELRVYARASPRLTKLGINLAEFLSALAEEFGGRGGGHPGAAGAVLPTSVSYETLVNKIFGRLSRRIAEALR from the coding sequence ATGCGGGAATGCAAGAGCTTGAGAGGAGATTTACTAGCGAAGGGCAAAGAGATCTTAGAGAGGCTTAAATCTGAGAAGGCGGCAGTCGTAGTCCATAGACACGCCGACCCGGACGCGGTCGCCTCTGCGGCTTTCTTCTGGCGCGCGGGCGCGGTGCCCTACGCCCCCGGGGGCCTCTCTTCCTTGGGCAGGAGGGTCGCCGAGTCAGTTGGCATGGAGTTCCGCGAAGGGCCTATAGAGGAGGAGTGGATGATAATAGTGGACACCGCTTCGAGCTCCCAGCTGCCTGGAGTCGACTTGACGAAGGAGTACTGTAGGGTAGACCACCACGCCCAGGGAGACTTGAAGCCGTGCTTGGTCGATCCGGAGGCCAGCTCAACTTCTGAGATAGTCAGCCTCCTCGCCCGGGAGCTGGGCGTGGAACTGGACGAGAGGATGGCGAGGGCACTGATGCTGGGCATATATGTAGATAGCAAGGGCTTTAAGCTCTCGAGGCCTCAGACGTTCAGCGCAATGGAATACTTGAGCGAGTTCGCGAAGCTCAGCGACGCGCTAAAGATGCTTCCGTCCGAAAAAGAGGAGGACTTGGGTACTAGGATAGCCAAGCTGAAAGCTTGTGAGAGGCTCACTTACAGGAAGGTGAAGGACTATATAATCGCGGTAACTAGGGTAGGAGCTAACGAAGGCGCGGTCTTGAGGACCTTGATCCAGTGCATAGGCGCAGACGCGGCCTTCGTCGTGCGCGAGGGAAAGGAGGAGCTCCGCGTGTACGCTCGAGCCTCCCCCAGGCTAACGAAGTTAGGCATTAACTTGGCTGAGTTCTTGTCGGCGCTGGCGGAGGAGTTCGGAGGGAGAGGCGGAGGTCATCCCGGAGCGGCGGGGGCGGTCTTGCCCACCTCGGTCAGCTACGAAACGCTCGTAAACAAGATATTTGGTCGTTTGAGCAGGAGGATAGCGGAGGCCCTCCGATGA
- a CDS encoding glycosyltransferase, whose translation MIADLLLTVASAYHLLGALYYRAASAPPKEKVFEFPSLAVHVPAYKEDPQMLRNSVEKIIERLRPEQVIVITDPESYEEVRKALPPEVEVVTGAEKGKARALNEALRLTRTAYIMVFDADSFPEEGFSLVKSPYAASLWKGYSTGTRWGEALANVTTLASVALIYGRSKLGFPVIPPGSGVLIEKELLEKLGGWSEGVLTEDVDLALKALEAGVKADVVPSFVLVEAPKDYASLKRQQSRWAYGAVQAIKRHVRALTKHPETFFYLTHHASTWLPLLALITSPAGLSPLALILYYLAVSTEAFYSFKAAKGWRIRVSLADAARTSAAGLSMSIAILTAQIKALLGLKEVWKVTPKGRKRSVGKGIGSEVVLLLTPLIALWNPASLPLALQYFVASLYVTLRVLSEERRRH comes from the coding sequence TTGATAGCCGACCTGTTGCTGACCGTCGCGAGCGCCTACCACCTCCTCGGGGCCCTCTACTACAGAGCCGCCTCAGCGCCTCCGAAGGAGAAGGTGTTCGAGTTCCCCTCGCTGGCCGTGCACGTGCCCGCGTACAAGGAGGACCCCCAAATGCTGCGCAACTCGGTAGAGAAGATCATTGAAAGGCTGAGGCCCGAACAAGTGATCGTGATCACGGATCCGGAGAGCTACGAGGAAGTGAGGAAGGCGCTGCCGCCCGAGGTCGAAGTGGTTACGGGCGCCGAGAAGGGCAAGGCGCGGGCCCTTAACGAGGCCTTAAGGCTCACCAGAACTGCATACATAATGGTCTTCGACGCCGACTCGTTCCCCGAAGAGGGCTTCTCCCTCGTCAAGTCGCCCTACGCCGCCAGCCTCTGGAAGGGCTACTCAACGGGGACCCGGTGGGGCGAGGCCCTCGCCAACGTGACCACGTTGGCCTCCGTGGCCCTCATATACGGGAGGTCGAAGCTGGGGTTCCCGGTCATCCCCCCGGGCTCGGGGGTCTTAATCGAAAAGGAGCTCTTAGAGAAGCTCGGCGGCTGGAGCGAGGGCGTCCTAACGGAGGACGTAGATTTAGCTTTGAAAGCGCTAGAAGCGGGCGTCAAGGCAGACGTCGTACCTTCGTTCGTCTTAGTGGAGGCCCCGAAGGACTACGCCTCGCTGAAGAGACAGCAGTCCAGGTGGGCGTACGGCGCCGTTCAAGCCATTAAGAGGCACGTCAGGGCGCTGACTAAGCACCCGGAGACGTTCTTCTACTTAACCCACCACGCGTCCACGTGGCTACCGCTGTTAGCCCTCATAACCTCTCCCGCCGGACTCTCGCCGCTAGCCTTGATCTTGTACTACTTGGCCGTTTCCACGGAAGCGTTCTACAGTTTCAAGGCCGCCAAGGGGTGGCGGATCCGCGTTAGCCTCGCCGACGCCGCCCGGACGAGCGCGGCTGGGCTCTCGATGTCTATAGCCATTCTGACGGCACAAATAAAGGCGTTGTTGGGCCTCAAGGAGGTCTGGAAGGTAACGCCCAAGGGGAGGAAGAGGAGCGTAGGAAAGGGTATAGGAAGCGAGGTCGTGCTCTTGCTAACACCGCTAATAGCGTTGTGGAACCCCGCTTCCTTGCCCTTAGCGTTACAGTACTTCGTGGCCTCCCTATATGTAACCTTAAGGGTCCTCAGCGAAGAGCGACGTCGTCATTGA
- a CDS encoding THUMP domain-containing protein, which yields MRAVFSTNPGLEDVAAAELKSWGLEVLGTSKGRVEARFRKLEELVWRLERSKSIHKAYVLVFEGKLEELELDGIELFVTPWTPFAVRAERVGEGPSSPELAAEVGDRVIKRVEKVYGMRPEVNLDYPSVVVRAEWYFDRVRVGVEVSGEESLHRRYYRVEEHMASLKPTIAYAMLFLGGARGAERLVDPMCGSGTVAIEGALDFAVPEIMCFDVKPKYVKKAIINSEVARVRELIAFGVHDARKLHEVLDWADLIVTNPPYGVRMGSPKKVLKLYEEFFQSVARVLHGKLVMITPLRETRELAERSGLEVAEEREVYHGDLWVKLFVFKA from the coding sequence GTGCGGGCGGTGTTCAGCACTAACCCCGGACTGGAGGACGTGGCGGCGGCGGAGCTGAAGTCTTGGGGGCTGGAGGTCCTCGGCACCTCCAAGGGCCGCGTCGAGGCCCGCTTTAGAAAGTTGGAAGAGCTCGTTTGGAGGTTGGAACGCTCTAAGAGCATACACAAAGCCTACGTACTCGTATTCGAGGGGAAGCTGGAGGAACTGGAACTTGACGGCATAGAATTGTTCGTCACCCCGTGGACGCCCTTCGCTGTAAGGGCGGAGAGGGTAGGCGAGGGCCCCAGCTCCCCGGAGCTGGCGGCCGAAGTGGGCGACCGCGTCATAAAGAGAGTAGAAAAAGTGTACGGGATGAGGCCCGAGGTCAACTTAGACTACCCCAGCGTGGTCGTCCGCGCTGAGTGGTACTTCGACCGGGTCAGGGTGGGCGTGGAGGTCTCGGGAGAGGAGAGCTTACACAGGAGGTATTACAGAGTGGAGGAACACATGGCCTCCCTCAAGCCCACCATAGCTTACGCTATGTTGTTCTTGGGGGGTGCTAGGGGCGCGGAGAGGCTGGTGGACCCCATGTGCGGTTCCGGAACAGTCGCGATCGAGGGCGCGCTGGACTTCGCGGTTCCGGAGATAATGTGCTTCGACGTGAAACCGAAATACGTTAAGAAGGCTATTATAAATTCTGAGGTGGCCAGGGTGAGGGAGCTCATAGCGTTCGGCGTCCATGACGCTAGAAAGCTTCACGAGGTCTTGGATTGGGCCGACTTGATAGTCACTAACCCTCCCTACGGCGTTAGGATGGGGAGTCCGAAAAAGGTGCTCAAGCTGTATGAAGAATTCTTCCAATCGGTAGCGAGGGTACTTCACGGAAAGCTGGTCATGATTACGCCCCTAAGGGAGACGCGGGAGTTGGCGGAGAGGAGCGGACTCGAAGTGGCGGAAGAAAGGGAAGTCTACCACGGCGACTTGTGGGTGAAGCTGTTCGTGTTCAAGGCTTGA
- a CDS encoding MoaD family protein, which translates to MKVQFFAFLRDEIGKKEDEFECDCSSPEELLEELFKRYPKLKEEDEQYKRFGLELKVLVNGREWKYLDSLKGDEVEVALFPPAAGG; encoded by the coding sequence GTGAAGGTCCAGTTTTTCGCGTTCCTCCGAGATGAAATAGGAAAGAAGGAGGACGAGTTCGAGTGCGACTGTTCCTCTCCCGAGGAGCTGCTCGAGGAGCTCTTCAAGAGGTACCCGAAGCTGAAGGAAGAGGACGAGCAGTACAAGCGGTTCGGTCTCGAACTAAAGGTCTTAGTGAACGGGAGGGAGTGGAAGTACCTAGATTCCCTAAAAGGAGATGAGGTTGAGGTAGCGCTCTTTCCGCCCGCAGCAGGGGGTTAA
- a CDS encoding FAD-dependent oxidoreductase, whose product MLRYGSCARILRDESCDVRIVLDKEFCKESTICLPVESFPIEHFGNLVGAITAAIDLAEEGSRVCVCDKGGCGRSATVVASALAYFHSNLNYGQLKKLLRNKYNLMRECPETRPQIETVKIMWGVFHYFGDKAFKLLARMTYSYDTFLVHVGRVKGLFVPVRALSRKLPYGREASLKMNYEALKDIEAPRTRDLVEAYLSVEEKDGKVFKLGELREGDVEPAALAFASFEGAISKTLDPREALVLLTKALT is encoded by the coding sequence TTGTTGAGGTACGGGAGCTGTGCCAGGATTCTAAGGGACGAGAGTTGCGATGTTAGGATAGTTCTCGATAAAGAGTTTTGTAAGGAGAGTACGATTTGTCTCCCAGTAGAGAGCTTCCCGATAGAGCATTTCGGCAACCTAGTAGGCGCAATAACGGCAGCTATAGACCTAGCAGAGGAAGGTTCCAGAGTGTGCGTGTGCGACAAGGGAGGCTGTGGGAGGAGTGCAACCGTAGTGGCGAGCGCCCTCGCGTACTTCCACTCCAACCTCAATTACGGCCAATTGAAGAAACTCCTCAGGAACAAGTATAACTTAATGCGAGAGTGTCCAGAAACGCGTCCCCAAATAGAGACTGTAAAGATCATGTGGGGGGTCTTCCATTACTTTGGTGACAAGGCCTTCAAGCTCCTCGCGAGAATGACTTATTCATACGATACCTTCCTAGTACACGTAGGGAGGGTTAAGGGACTCTTTGTGCCCGTGAGGGCACTTAGCAGGAAGCTCCCCTACGGACGCGAGGCCTCCCTTAAGATGAACTACGAAGCGTTAAAGGACATTGAGGCCCCGAGGACGAGGGATTTGGTTGAGGCCTACTTGAGCGTTGAGGAGAAGGACGGCAAAGTGTTCAAGCTCGGGGAGCTTCGAGAGGGGGACGTGGAGCCCGCTGCCCTAGCCTTCGCTTCCTTCGAAGGTGCAATATCCAAGACGTTGGACCCCCGCGAGGCCCTCGTGCTGTTGACTAAGGCGTTAACGTAA
- a CDS encoding BtpA/SgcQ family protein: MLVIGVVHLLPLPGSYGWGGDFDAVIERAVKDAKALEKGGVDAIIIENFMDYPFPIRVDYVTVAAATRVVTEVVRSLELSAGVSLLRNSAPEAIAVALASGAKFVRSNQWCWTSDAPEGLLTPVAREGLEVMRRWGAKVGVVADVRVKHAAPISGRDLCDEARDLGGRCRADALAVSGAATGSEADPRQLEVVKTCTPKPVLVASGITPENVVRFASADGVIVGTYFKEGGVTENPVDVHRVRKLVDAAKRLGSGEREEVLRRALGIS; the protein is encoded by the coding sequence GTGCTCGTAATAGGGGTCGTCCACTTGCTTCCGCTCCCCGGCTCATACGGGTGGGGCGGCGACTTCGACGCTGTAATAGAAAGGGCCGTGAAGGACGCGAAGGCCCTCGAAAAGGGAGGGGTAGACGCTATAATAATAGAAAACTTTATGGACTACCCGTTCCCCATAAGGGTGGATTACGTCACCGTAGCTGCCGCGACCCGAGTGGTTACAGAGGTCGTCCGCTCGCTGGAGCTAAGCGCGGGAGTCAGCCTACTCCGGAACTCTGCGCCGGAAGCGATAGCAGTGGCCCTCGCGTCCGGGGCTAAGTTCGTGCGTTCCAACCAGTGGTGTTGGACCTCTGACGCCCCTGAAGGGCTCCTCACGCCCGTGGCGAGGGAAGGGCTAGAGGTCATGAGGCGCTGGGGCGCGAAGGTGGGAGTGGTAGCTGACGTCCGCGTGAAGCACGCAGCCCCAATCAGCGGGAGAGACTTGTGCGACGAGGCGCGCGACCTCGGAGGGCGGTGTAGGGCAGACGCCCTAGCCGTCTCGGGGGCGGCGACGGGGAGCGAGGCCGATCCCCGACAGTTAGAGGTCGTTAAGACTTGTACGCCCAAGCCCGTGCTTGTGGCTTCTGGAATAACTCCGGAGAACGTGGTCCGCTTCGCCTCGGCGGACGGCGTAATCGTTGGGACGTACTTCAAGGAAGGAGGGGTGACCGAGAACCCTGTGGACGTCCACAGGGTTAGGAAGCTAGTAGACGCTGCGAAGAGGCTTGGATCCGGGGAGAGGGAAGAGGTCCTCCGCCGCGCATTAGGGATATCATGA
- a CDS encoding DUF447 domain-containing protein, protein MPRATRGSVALEGVETLKYFSNTYNESLAVSGGARSVLGVWREGDGLAFNVYPGRFERSMLREGKLSLFASCSSAEYADFAVFKERPLASTPLGPGPSRWYLAVECELLSYRYSFPAKAFCKPTKGFWRPAGPPRRAFFYILEALVLITRLHLKDERERIRELLSEALRLGDEEDREVARRLLEHAEKVGSEGGS, encoded by the coding sequence TTGCCTCGTGCAACCCGCGGCTCCGTTGCTCTGGAGGGCGTCGAGACGTTGAAATACTTTAGCAATACGTACAACGAGAGCTTGGCCGTCTCCGGCGGGGCCCGCAGCGTCCTAGGGGTTTGGAGGGAGGGGGACGGCTTAGCGTTCAACGTCTACCCGGGGCGCTTCGAGAGGAGCATGTTAAGGGAAGGTAAGCTGTCCCTCTTCGCCTCGTGCTCCTCCGCCGAATACGCGGACTTCGCCGTGTTTAAGGAGAGGCCTTTAGCCTCCACCCCCCTAGGCCCGGGTCCCTCGCGCTGGTACTTGGCCGTGGAGTGCGAGTTGTTGAGCTACCGTTACTCCTTCCCCGCCAAGGCGTTCTGCAAGCCTACTAAGGGCTTCTGGAGGCCCGCGGGACCGCCGCGCAGGGCCTTCTTCTACATACTCGAGGCCCTAGTCTTGATAACGAGGCTCCACTTAAAGGACGAGAGGGAGAGGATAAGGGAGCTCCTCTCGGAGGCCCTCCGCCTGGGCGACGAGGAGGACCGGGAGGTCGCCCGACGCTTGTTGGAACACGCGGAGAAGGTTGGAAGCGAGGGAGGTTCGTAA
- a CDS encoding hydrogenase maturation nickel metallochaperone HypA, protein MHEASYALTIVDTVMEALKKEGLENVKVTKVIIKIGELSLVDPVALRNAFEAYSLGSPLEGAELEIEVVPSKFVCKRCGHEWTFKDVYPELKANIPVIHLYPHLVKDLLKCPKCNSSEVEIVQGTEFVIEGFEYQESNE, encoded by the coding sequence TTGCACGAGGCAAGCTACGCCCTCACGATAGTGGATACCGTCATGGAGGCCCTTAAAAAGGAGGGCCTCGAGAACGTGAAAGTAACCAAAGTCATAATTAAGATAGGAGAGTTGAGCTTGGTGGACCCCGTAGCTTTGCGTAACGCCTTCGAGGCCTACTCCCTAGGCAGCCCCTTGGAGGGGGCCGAGCTGGAGATAGAGGTGGTGCCGTCCAAGTTCGTGTGTAAGAGGTGTGGCCACGAGTGGACCTTTAAAGACGTCTACCCAGAGCTCAAGGCTAACATACCGGTCATCCACTTGTATCCCCACTTAGTGAAGGACCTACTCAAGTGTCCCAAGTGCAACAGTTCCGAGGTGGAAATTGTGCAAGGGACGGAGTTCGTAATAGAGGGATTCGAATATCAAGAGAGTAACGAGTGA
- the tes gene encoding tetraether lipid synthase Tes, with product MSALSARKAQSFRLLEPSRYEGDTIKIANRTVKVGGPLPKLKEGEKLLKVTNSLCPECYRLLPAVVFERDGKVYIRRVCPEHGEIEEIYFGDAKLYKKFEKWEEDGKGTTAYTKLTAPCPFSCGLCPMHKSHTALLNLVVTNRCDLTCWYCFFYAEKAGYVYEPTLEQIEFMVKQAMRQGVPLAVQLTGGEPTMRSDLPEIVRLLRRLGVRHIQLNTHGIRFAELYLKDPRAAVEYVRSLRYVDGQIGVNTVYLSFDGVTPQTNPKNHWEVPYTFAAFREGGMTSVVLVPTVIKNWNLHEVGDIVKFAALNMDIVRGVNFQPVSLTGLMPRKERDKARVTIPDLIKALEEQTGGQITADDWYPVPITVAFSKFMERFSHDTPHFEMTNHPMCGAATYVYVERKGTEVSYVPLPRFVDVEGLAEYLEEKAEELEGGSTLTKMKVAMKILYNLRKFIDQEKAPEGFDFWKLLYQIIVKRNYEALGELHYKLLYIGTMHFMDLYNYDVQRVMRCNIHYSSPDGRVIPFCAYNVLNDLYRDYIIKENSMSLEEAKKRLGPDVFRKYIRNVKLLEAGEEYKRTYAPFMEKIRSSRAS from the coding sequence ATGTCCGCCCTGAGCGCGCGGAAAGCGCAGAGCTTTCGCTTACTCGAACCTTCCCGCTACGAAGGCGACACGATAAAGATAGCGAACCGCACCGTAAAGGTGGGCGGTCCCCTCCCCAAGCTCAAAGAGGGGGAGAAGCTGCTGAAGGTGACAAACAGCCTCTGCCCCGAGTGCTACAGGCTCCTCCCGGCGGTGGTGTTCGAGCGCGACGGGAAGGTCTACATAAGGAGGGTCTGCCCGGAGCACGGGGAGATAGAGGAGATATACTTCGGCGACGCTAAGCTCTACAAGAAGTTTGAGAAGTGGGAAGAGGACGGGAAGGGGACAACGGCCTACACCAAGCTCACCGCCCCGTGCCCCTTCAGCTGCGGCCTCTGTCCCATGCACAAGAGCCACACCGCCCTGCTCAACCTAGTGGTCACCAACCGCTGCGACCTAACTTGTTGGTACTGCTTCTTCTACGCTGAGAAGGCCGGCTACGTGTACGAACCCACCTTGGAGCAGATAGAGTTTATGGTTAAGCAAGCCATGCGCCAAGGCGTGCCCTTGGCGGTCCAGCTGACCGGCGGAGAGCCTACCATGAGGAGCGACTTGCCGGAGATAGTTAGGCTCCTCCGCAGGTTGGGGGTGAGGCACATACAGCTCAACACCCACGGCATCCGCTTCGCCGAGCTTTACCTAAAGGACCCGAGGGCCGCCGTGGAATACGTAAGGTCGCTGAGGTACGTGGACGGTCAGATAGGCGTTAACACGGTCTACTTGTCGTTCGACGGCGTCACCCCCCAGACCAACCCCAAGAACCACTGGGAGGTCCCCTATACCTTCGCGGCGTTTAGGGAGGGCGGAATGACTTCGGTTGTGCTAGTTCCAACAGTGATAAAGAATTGGAACTTACATGAAGTTGGGGACATAGTAAAGTTCGCAGCATTAAATATGGACATAGTTAGGGGCGTCAACTTCCAGCCCGTGTCCTTGACCGGACTCATGCCCAGGAAAGAGAGGGACAAGGCCAGGGTGACCATACCCGACTTGATAAAGGCCTTAGAGGAGCAGACTGGAGGACAAATAACTGCCGACGACTGGTACCCGGTACCCATAACCGTGGCCTTCTCCAAGTTCATGGAGAGGTTCTCCCACGACACCCCCCACTTCGAGATGACCAACCACCCCATGTGTGGGGCGGCCACCTACGTCTACGTAGAGCGCAAGGGCACGGAGGTTAGCTACGTCCCCTTGCCGAGGTTCGTGGACGTGGAGGGGCTGGCGGAGTACTTGGAGGAGAAGGCGGAGGAGCTGGAGGGGGGCAGCACCTTAACTAAGATGAAAGTAGCTATGAAAATACTGTACAACTTGAGGAAGTTCATAGATCAAGAGAAGGCCCCCGAGGGCTTCGACTTCTGGAAGCTCTTGTACCAGATAATAGTAAAGAGGAACTACGAGGCGCTGGGGGAGCTCCACTACAAGCTTCTGTACATCGGAACTATGCACTTCATGGACCTCTACAACTACGACGTCCAGAGGGTCATGAGGTGCAATATCCACTACTCCTCTCCGGACGGGAGGGTGATACCGTTCTGCGCTTACAACGTCCTCAACGACCTGTACAGGGACTATATAATCAAAGAGAACAGCATGAGCTTGGAGGAAGCCAAGAAGAGGCTGGGCCCGGACGTCTTCCGGAAGTACATAAGGAACGTGAAGCTGTTGGAGGCCGGCGAGGAGTACAAGAGGACCTACGCGCCGTTCATGGAGAAGATACGCTCTTCGCGCGCCTCTTAG
- a CDS encoding transcriptional regulator, with the protein MEWETLRERMIKLLSETEEPLSAKEIAFELGIKDEKLVYEELKHVAKTVKRRGMRLYVQPAYCKKCGFVFKDAQIKRPSKCPRCKSQWIEPPRFVIR; encoded by the coding sequence TTGGAGTGGGAGACCCTCCGGGAGAGGATGATAAAGCTCCTCTCGGAGACGGAGGAGCCGCTGAGCGCCAAGGAAATTGCGTTCGAACTCGGCATAAAGGACGAGAAGCTGGTTTACGAAGAGCTGAAGCACGTAGCTAAGACCGTCAAGAGGAGGGGCATGAGGCTCTACGTGCAGCCCGCCTACTGTAAGAAGTGCGGCTTCGTCTTTAAGGACGCCCAGATAAAGAGGCCCTCTAAGTGCCCGCGCTGTAAGAGCCAGTGGATAGAGCCTCCTAGGTTCGTGATAAGGTGA
- a CDS encoding SLC13 family permease, translating to MRELAAGALFAGVVTVMIFLPESKRPWAALAGAALALAAGLVEPSRLPEHLNLDVLGLIAGACVISAYLTESGLMDELAQRSLRWSKGDLRRLTWSLAMVSGVVSLFIENVTTLIMLAPMVFSVARALKVDAVPMLLAAAFASNLGGAALLVGDPQSALAAGYFNLDFGDFLFHAGKPSIFWMVLTALIASTTAFTYTFVKGKFNLPSESKEKRSIRDKKLAYVSLTALAIKILLLALRKQLGIGLSLPAFIGASIILLYTRDVKFAIKSIEWKLLAFLAGMFVLVGALQDSGTMRLVAESFTKLASCDYYKLTALIVAASVAVSAVVDNVPYLMAMFPIISKISSHCGIYYFKLLLALLIGATLGGNITYFGSSTNITAVHLLEEEGYSVRFRDFLKYGAYYTAWALGSALALYYALWR from the coding sequence TTGAGGGAGCTGGCGGCCGGAGCGCTCTTCGCGGGAGTGGTAACTGTCATGATCTTCTTGCCCGAGTCCAAGCGCCCTTGGGCGGCCCTAGCCGGAGCGGCCTTGGCCCTAGCGGCGGGGCTCGTCGAACCCTCCCGCCTCCCGGAGCACTTGAACCTAGACGTGCTGGGCTTGATAGCCGGGGCTTGTGTAATTTCCGCTTACTTGACCGAGTCGGGCTTGATGGACGAGTTGGCCCAGAGGTCCTTGAGGTGGAGCAAGGGCGACTTGAGGAGGCTCACTTGGTCCTTGGCTATGGTCTCCGGAGTGGTTTCGCTCTTTATAGAGAACGTGACGACGTTAATCATGCTCGCCCCCATGGTGTTCAGCGTAGCGCGCGCGTTGAAGGTAGACGCCGTCCCGATGCTGCTCGCGGCGGCCTTCGCCTCCAACTTGGGCGGAGCCGCGCTGCTCGTGGGCGACCCCCAGAGCGCGCTGGCCGCCGGTTACTTCAACTTGGACTTCGGGGACTTCCTCTTCCACGCGGGCAAGCCTTCCATATTCTGGATGGTCTTGACAGCCTTGATTGCCTCCACCACTGCCTTCACTTATACGTTCGTAAAGGGGAAGTTTAATTTACCGAGCGAATCCAAGGAGAAGAGGTCGATAAGGGACAAGAAGCTAGCTTACGTCAGCTTAACTGCTTTAGCAATCAAGATATTGCTACTGGCGCTCAGAAAGCAGTTGGGCATAGGTCTGAGCTTACCGGCATTCATAGGGGCCTCGATAATATTACTATACACTAGAGACGTAAAGTTCGCTATTAAGTCTATCGAGTGGAAGCTGCTAGCCTTCTTGGCCGGGATGTTCGTACTGGTGGGGGCGCTGCAAGACAGCGGGACCATGAGGTTGGTAGCTGAGTCCTTCACCAAGCTCGCCTCTTGCGACTACTACAAGCTGACGGCCTTGATAGTCGCGGCGTCGGTTGCTGTCTCAGCCGTGGTAGACAACGTTCCCTACTTAATGGCGATGTTCCCCATAATTTCTAAAATATCCTCCCACTGCGGCATATACTACTTCAAGCTGCTGTTAGCCCTCTTGATAGGAGCAACCCTCGGTGGGAACATAACTTACTTCGGGAGCTCGACCAACATAACGGCGGTTCACTTGCTAGAGGAAGAGGGGTACTCGGTGAGGTTTAGGGACTTCCTTAAATACGGCGCTTACTACACCGCTTGGGCGCTGGGCTCCGCGCTGGCCCTCTACTACGCCTTGTGGAGATGA